A window of Gloeothece verrucosa PCC 7822 genomic DNA:
TTTTTTTACTTTTAGATAATCTAAATTTAACCAATGTTTATAAATATGTTTAGAGACTAATCAATGACTTTTCCCAATAACTAACTCAATGCTAAAACTATTATTAAACCCTGAAAACTTGACCATGCTTAATAAAAAACTATGAACTGATAAACTACTGGTACTTTAAAAATGTCAATTTGTCTCTAGCTATACTTTGTAGTTTTGAGGCAATGTTAGGACTTACGCACCATAACCCAATTTTATGGGTTTGAGATTCCTCGCTCGCGCTTGGAATGACATAAACGGCGCTTGGAATGACATAAACTCGTTAGTGCGCCTTTCTGAGTGCGTAACTCCTAAATGTTTAATTTAGAACTCGCATTTACCAAGCAAAAGAGCTTTATCTTATTCCGTTAAAAACAGATTAAAAAATAATTATTCAAAAATACTATGGTGCAAGCTATGGTGTTAAATTTCTGTGACAAGAATAAGAATTTGTTTTCTTGAATTAATTCAAAAAAGGTTAAGGTCATGAAAATAAACAAATTATTCCGTTCTTTAACCGCTAGTATTGGTATTTTAGCCAGTATAGCCCTCTCTTCTTCCATGGCCCAAGCCGCCTCTAACTTTCGGATTGCCACTTTTAATACGTCTCTGAGTCCTAATCAGCAAAACGGACTGATAGACGCTTTATCCATCGGACCTAATGATCCTGCCTACAATACACCAGGGACTCTAACTTATCAAGCTCGTCAAATAGCCGAAGTTATCCAACGAATTAACCCTGATATTATCCTGCTTAATGAATTTAACTATAATCCTGCCAATCCCGTAGGCGCGGCAACCCTTTTTCAGCAAAATTTCCTTTCTGTCGGGCAAAATGTATCAGGTGACCCCAATGGCCCTGCCAGTCCGATTACTTTTAACGAATTTTATGTTAGGCCAGATGCTACCACTAACCCTTTTAATACCGGGATTTTTTCGGGTTATGCCTTAAATGTCCAGCAAGGAGGCGCAATTCCTCAACCGTCTGTAGAAACATCTCAATATGCTAATACTTCTTGGGGCTTTGGCTTTTACCCCGGACAGTATGGTATGGTAGTTTACTCCAAATATCCAATTTTAGAAGAACAAGCTAGAACCTTTCAAAATTTTCTTTGGCAGGATATGCCGAACAATTTACTGCCTACTGACTGGTATTCTCCCACAGTAGCGGCTCAATTTCCGCTTTCTTCAAAAAGTCATTGGGACTTACCCATTGATGTTAATGGAGAAATCATTCATGTTCTGGCCAGTCATCCCACTCCCCCTGTTTTTGATGGACCAGAAGACCGTAATGGCAGACGCAACCATGATGAGATCCGTTTATGGTCGGATTATATTACTCCCGGACAAGGTAACTATATTTACGATGACAAAGGAGTTTTTGGAGGGTTAACCCTTGGTTCTCGTTTTGTGATTATGGGTGACCAAAATGCTGATCCCTACGATGGAGATAGCAGTTTTGGCGCGATCAATCAACTCGTCGATAATCCTCTCATAAATACCAGCTTTACGCCAGGAAGTTTAGGCGGTGTTCAGTACACTGATCGTAATCCTAATCAGATCGGTAATCCTTTTTATGATACCGCCGCTTTTACAGGAGGATTACGGGTTGATTATGTTCTTCCCTCTACTAACTTACAAATTCTCGATGGTCTAGTTTTTTGGCCCACCGATGACAATCCTCTTTCCTCTCTAAATAATGCGTCTGACCATCACGCAGTTGCTTTAACGCTGACTGCTGCTGTTCCTGAACCGAATACTATTTTAGGGGTTTTCACTGTAGGAATTTTTGGCTTTCTTTACCGAAAACATCGCAACTCTAATTAAAATATTGTCAAATTCAAGGAGAAATATCATGAAATTTCTATCTTTCCCTCTCAACTTAAATTCCTCTTTTGCAAAAGTTATCGCACTGGGTGTAATGGGATTCACAGGAAGCCTTTCCTTAACCCCTGAAATTGCTCATGCCGCTACTGTAACCAATACCAAAAATGTCATCATCATGATTGGGGATGGTATGGGCTGGGAAATGGCCCGCGCGGCAGCTATTCAAAAGCAAATTAATGCTGGAAATACGGGAAATCGTTTAAGTGATTTTTATACATCTGGTAAAGGATCTGGATTAGCTTTTCAACAACTGTCTAACTATGCCCTCGCAACCACTTACGGAACTACCATTGCTCCCCCTAATGGCAAATTTAGTACAGGTAACTCGGCTCTAAATAATACAAATCCGGCCACAGGACAAAGTCCGGTTTTACCGGGTTTTGTCTTCAATCCTGTTTTTAACCCAGGTACCACCACCACAGGAGGTGCTTCCAATCCCAATAATTACGCGGTGGGAAATCTTGTGGGCTACGATCCAGTAAGTGGGGGGGCGGCTCCTTGGGACCCGGCTTATTACGGCGGGCCGATCCCTTCAGGATTTAACAAAGAATATATCAAATATAGCTATCCTGACTCAGCCAATACGGCAACCACACTCTATACAGGAGTCAAGAGCTATAACAACGCTATTGGTGTAGATATTTATGAGCAAGCACTAGATTCTGCCTTAAAAATCGCGTCACTAGAGGGAAAATCTACAGGTTTGGTTACTTCTGTTCCTGTAGACCATGCCACTCCTGGAGCCGCCGCCGCTAACGTTAACCGTCGCAATAAATACGATGAACCCTATCCTTTACTGGATAACATTCTGCAACAAGAATTGCGGGTTTTCCAGCCCACAGTTATTTTAGGCGGCGGAAATCCTATCAGTACCCCAGGTTCTCCGCTTCCGGAGGGTGTTGAACCGAACCAAAGTTTTGAGTTTATCACCAAAGATACTTATGATTATTTAGTGGCTAATCCTATCAACAACCGCTATGATTACCGATTTTTAGAGAATGGCTCCAATGCCGCCAACACGTTATTATCAGTAGCCGCCACACTTGATCCTAACAATGGTGATCGTCTTTTAGGACTCTATGGTGCAGAAGGACAAAACGGTAACTTACCCATCAACTCAGCCAATGGCACTTACCAAAACACAGGACTCGATAATTTTTCTCTCTATAGCTCCGCTCAGGCCGGCAATCCCCGCAATATTATCCCAGGGATTCCCAACCCTGATACAGACCGTCCCTTACGCCCCGGAGAAACCGATGCCGAGTTTATCGCTAGACAATTAGATGAAAATCCTCGTCTTAAAGACCTGACTCAAGCGGCTTTAACTGTTTTAGGGAAAGACCCGGATGGTTTCTGGCTGATGGTAGAAGGAGGAGACATTGACTGGGCCGCCCATGACGATAATATCGATAATCTCATCGGAGCTATTTCTGACTTTAACGATTCCGTCGAATATGTGATGAATTGGATTGCCGATAATGGCGGCTGGGAGAAAAACTTATTGCTCGTAACAGCCGACCATGACCATTATTTAACCCTCAGAGATGATTTTCCTGAACTATTACGAACTGTTGGCGCTCATGACTTAGCTTATTCAAGACATACGCCGGCTGATGCGGGTCATTTCTGGGGATCTGAAGGTTCTGATCCGGCTCTGGTTAACAGTTTGGTTAAGTATAAATGGGGTAGTCATAGCAACCGTCCGGTTCCTGTTTATTTTCAAGGAAATGGCTCAGAAGTCTTGCTCAATTCTGTCGGAACTGGCTATACCATTTATGGTGAGCAGGTTCCGGGAATTCCTGGGTTAGTGGATCAAGTCCATATTGCTAAGACTCAGCTTGATGCTTTACAGGCGGTTCCTGAACCTACAACCGTTGGCGGAGGAATTTTAGCTCTAGTTATGGGGGGTTTCTTCCGATCCAAAAAACGCCATGTTAAGTAAGTCTTAAGACAATTGATTCGGTGATTGCTATAGCTCCCCCCAACCTTAACAAGGGGGGAGTTAAAAAAAAATTCGTGCAAAAACTCTACTGTAAAAATATCCCTGAATAATTGATCATGCTATCTTCAAAAAAATTCCTGCTATCAAGTTTATTTTTAACTCCATCTCTGCTTGTTTTGAGTGCTTTTTCTTCTTCAGCTTCTGCCGTTGAATTAGTCGGACGTGCCGTTTTAAATGCAGATACTTTTGCGCCAGGGCCAACTTCTGGTCAATTAATTACTGCCTCAAATGGTCGCATTCCTCCCTTTATCAATCAGCAACCCATTCAGGGATTTTCGGCTGTTTTACCCGGCCCCAAGGAGGGAACTTATTTAGTCATGGTAGATAATGGATTTGGCTCAAAACCCACTTCACCAGACAGTTTATTAAGATTTTATGCGGTTGAACCCGATTTTACTACCGGTCAAGTTTTTCCCGTAAATTTACAAACTGGAGAGAGATTAAATAGTTTTAGTCAAGAAAGTTGGTTTCAACTAAACGACCAAAATCATCAAGCGGGTTTTCCTATTGTAGCAGACCAAACGAATTATCCTGGAAGCAATATTCCTGTAGATTCTAATCTTAAATCTAATCGTTGGCTAACTGGCGCAGACTTTGATATAGAATCCTTCCGTAAAGTCAGTGATGGAACTTATTGGTTCGGGGATGAATTCGGCCCTTTTTTACTTCATGTATCCGCCAATGGAACCTTATTAGAAAAGCCAATTTCTCTGCCGAATTTTTTAGGGTTAGGGAATAATTCGTTAGTTCAGTCCCCCAGTAATCCCAATACCACAACCCCTAATTTACCTAATTCTAAAGGGTTTGAAGGCATGGCATTAAACACCAATGGGACTAAACTTTATGCTATGTTGGAAGGTCCTTTAAATAATGATCAAAATAGAAATCGCTTGTTGATTAATGAGTTCGATTTAGCCACTAAGCAATATACCGGCAATGTCTTTGCTTATCGTATGGAAAATACAGTTGAAAGTGGTCAAGCGATTGGAGATTTAACGGCTATTAACGATCATGAATTTTTGGTTATAGAAAGGGATAGTAAACAAGGAGACCCCAATAATCCAGCTTTTACCACTCCGGCTCAGTTTAAACGGATTTATAAAATTGACATTAGTCAAGTGGATAGTCAAGGATTTGTCAAAAAAAATTTATTAGTAGACTTGCTAAATATTCCTGACCCTAATAATCTTGGCGGCAATGGAACAACTAACGGAGTCTTTACTTTTCCTTTTGTGACTATAGAGGATGTTTTAATTGTTGATCATCAAACTTTGTTAGTGATTAATGATAATAATTATCCTTTTAGTGTCGGCCGCACACCGGGTCAACCCGATAATAACGAGTTTATCCTAGTTAAATTGGATCAACCTTTAACATCTGTTCCTGAACCTTCAACTGTTGGAGGCGGCATTTTAGCACTCGTTATGGGTGGTTTCTTCCGAAGAAAAAAGCAGCAATCTAATTAAAAAAAATGCGGGAATAAGCTGAAAAATTTTGACAGTATTCCCGTTTTTTGAAAGGCTAAAGCAAGCAAACTTTCATAAAAATTTAACAAAAATTAAAACTCACAAGGAAAAAATGTTACGTATTTCTACTTATGCACCTTTAACAGCTTTGCTCGGATTGGGATTTTTTGCTCCCGCTAGTTATGCTGCTTTACTAGGACAATATACGTTTAATAGTGACAGTTTAGCCGCTAGTAACGTAGCTAATAATGTAAGCTTTAGTAATTTTGGTACAGGTTCAGGTGTAACTAATCCGAGTACAAATCCTACAGGTTTTGCTACAGGTAATCCCACGCCTGCTATTATTCGTAGTAGTTGGAGCAGTGGTTTTACTGCCAATGATTACTTTAACTTTACTGTAACTCTTACTAATAATAACATCCTTAATTTATCCAACTTAACCTTTAATAATCAACGCTCTAATACAGGGCCCAATCAAATAGAAATCCGCTCAAGCTTAGATAATTATGCGACAGTAATCGCTAGTTCCAGTTCAGTTTCCACAAATATTAATTCTGCTTCTCTAAGCTTCAACTTAGCCGCATTGAGCAATATTTCTCAACCTTTAGATTTAAGAATATATGCTTATGGTGCAAGCAGTTCAGCCGGAACATTACGCTTAGATAACGTTCAACTCAATGGCGATGTTTCTGGAGCAGCAATTCCAACCCTGCCCATTTACGAAATTCAAGGAACCGGTAATAGCAGTTCTTATGTAGGCCAAACGATAAAAACTCAAGGGGTAGTGGTTGGTAGCTTTCTCGGGGCCAATCAACTCAATGGTTTCTTTATTCAAGATAATAGCGGTAATAATAATCCCAGCACAAGCGGCGCTTCCAATGGGATTTTTGTTTCTGCACCAACGCTTACGAATCTAGATCTAGGAACTTTAGTAGAGGTGGTGGGTTCCGTTTCTGAAAATTTTAACAGAACACAGCTTACTCTTACTAATCCTCTTAATATTTTAGGGACAGGAGTTTCAGTCGCTCCTACTCAAGTGACTTTGCCGGTTGCGAGTTCCGATTATTTAGAACGTTATGAAGGAATGTCTGTAACCTTACCTCAAACCTTAACGGTAACTAATAATTTTACCCTAGGACGTTATGGGGAACTAGGCTTATCTTCCGGACGACTGTACCAACCCACACAAATTGCTACTCCCGGTGCGGCAGCTAATGCTGTTCAAGCGGCAAACAATCTTAACTTGCTGGTTTTAGATGATGGTAGCAACCGACAAAATCCTGATCCCATTGCTTATCCGTCTCCTGTGCCTCCGGGATTAACCGCTAATAATACTTTAAGAACGGGGGAAACCACCACAGGCGTTACAGGTATTCTAGATTATGGTTTTAGCACTTATCGTATTCAACCAACGCTAACCCCCAGTTTTAATCAAGCTGCAAACCCTCGTCCTCAAACCCCGGCAGAAGTTGGGGGAGATATTAAGATAGGCGATTTTAACCTAGAAAATTATTTTACGACTTTAGGGTCAAGAGGGGCGCAAACTGAATTTGAATTTCAACGCCAGCAAGATAAATTAGTAAGTGCGATTTTAGGTCTTAACGCAGATGTTTTAGGCCTCGAAGAGGTTCAAAATAATGGTTATGGGCCAAACAGTGCTATTGCTAGTCTTGTGGACGCGCTCAACACGGTGGCCGGAGCCGGAACATACGCTTATATTAATCCAGGTGTTGCTCAATTAGGAACTGATCAAATCGCTGTAGGACTTCTTTATAAACCTAGTCGAGTCAACCCTGTGGGTAATGCGGCTATTCTCGATACTGGTATTTTCAATCCAACTATTAACCGTCCTGCTTTAGCGCAAACCTTTAAAGGTTTATTGGACAGCGAGCAATTTACCATTGCTGTTAGCCACTTTAAGTCTAAAGGAGGTACGGCGAGTGCGGCAGGTTCTTGTACGGCGGCTCAAAATGCTGATCAAGGAGACGGACAAGGCGCTTTTAATTGTACTCGTACTCTTCAAGCTATTCAATTAAGCCAATGGTTAGCTACTAACCCTACTAATAGCAAGACTAATTATCAAATAATTTTGGGAGATTTGAATTCCTACGCTAAGGAAGACCCCATTACTACCATCGAGTCCGCAGGTTATATCAACCTAGATAAACAATTTGGTGGCAACAATACTTATTCTTATCAATTTCAAGGGCAGTTTGGTACATTAGATTACGGCTTTAGTAGTGCTAGTCTATTGCCTTTCGTGACGGGTGCAACACCTTGGCATATTAACTCAGATGAACCTGATGTTTTAGGATACAGCACCGCCTTTAAATCTCCCAGTCAAATTGATAGCATTTATTCTCCCGACGCTTTCGCTTCTTCGGACCATGATCCTTTATTAATTGGCTTGAATTTTAGAGCCGTTCCTGAACCTTTGACTTTATTGGGAGCGGCAACCGCTTCTTTATTTGGTGTTTGGTTTAAACGTAGTACAAAATCGAAGCAGTAATGGCGTTTTTTTTCTTAGGACTTACGCACCATTTTCTGACTAAATTTTAAAAGTTTCTAGCGGCTGAGGTTTGCCATATAAATAACCTTGGTAAAAATGACAGCCGCGCTTTTTCAAAAAATTCGCTTGTTCAATGGTTTCTACTCCTTCAGCTACCACCGTTAAATTAAAATGACGAGCCACCGCTAGAATTGCTTCTATTAAAGGGGCATGATTAGAATAGTTCCCGATATCCTGTACAAAATTTTTATCAATTTTAATTTCATTTAGGGGCAAACGCTTGAGGTAAGCTAAAGATGAATAGCCTGTCCCAAAATCATCTAAAGATAAATTAATTCCTAGATCTTGTAATTTAGACATGACCGAGCTAACATAATCTACATCTTGAATAATTAATCTTTCTGTTATTTCTAAGGTTAAACTGTTAGCTTGTACTGCTGTAATATTTATAATTTGTTTGAGATTAGAGACAAACTCTGCTTGAGATAACTGACGTGGGCTAATGTTAACCGATAAGTGGAAATCGGGATTTTTTGCCTGAAAATCTGCCAGAAAAAAACAGGCTTGTTGTAAAACCCATTCTCCAATACTAATAATTAAGCCTGTATCTTCCGCTAAAGGAATAAAAGCACAAGGAGGCACTAAACCTAAGCTTGGATGTTGCCAACGTAACAGCACTTCAGCGCCCACTATTCGCTCATTGATGTCTACCTGTGGCTGCAAATAAAGCCGAAATTCTTGACGTTCTAGAGCGCGGCGTAACTCTTTTTCGAGAGTAAAACGAGATTCAACCTGAACTAACATGGTTGTATCAAAAAAGCAGACACCATTTCTTCCCTTCTCCTTGACTTGATACATGGCGGTATCAGCTTCTTTTAACAGATCACTGAC
This region includes:
- a CDS encoding endonuclease/exonuclease/phosphatase family protein; this encodes MKINKLFRSLTASIGILASIALSSSMAQAASNFRIATFNTSLSPNQQNGLIDALSIGPNDPAYNTPGTLTYQARQIAEVIQRINPDIILLNEFNYNPANPVGAATLFQQNFLSVGQNVSGDPNGPASPITFNEFYVRPDATTNPFNTGIFSGYALNVQQGGAIPQPSVETSQYANTSWGFGFYPGQYGMVVYSKYPILEEQARTFQNFLWQDMPNNLLPTDWYSPTVAAQFPLSSKSHWDLPIDVNGEIIHVLASHPTPPVFDGPEDRNGRRNHDEIRLWSDYITPGQGNYIYDDKGVFGGLTLGSRFVIMGDQNADPYDGDSSFGAINQLVDNPLINTSFTPGSLGGVQYTDRNPNQIGNPFYDTAAFTGGLRVDYVLPSTNLQILDGLVFWPTDDNPLSSLNNASDHHAVALTLTAAVPEPNTILGVFTVGIFGFLYRKHRNSN
- a CDS encoding ExeM/NucH family extracellular endonuclease, which produces MLRISTYAPLTALLGLGFFAPASYAALLGQYTFNSDSLAASNVANNVSFSNFGTGSGVTNPSTNPTGFATGNPTPAIIRSSWSSGFTANDYFNFTVTLTNNNILNLSNLTFNNQRSNTGPNQIEIRSSLDNYATVIASSSSVSTNINSASLSFNLAALSNISQPLDLRIYAYGASSSAGTLRLDNVQLNGDVSGAAIPTLPIYEIQGTGNSSSYVGQTIKTQGVVVGSFLGANQLNGFFIQDNSGNNNPSTSGASNGIFVSAPTLTNLDLGTLVEVVGSVSENFNRTQLTLTNPLNILGTGVSVAPTQVTLPVASSDYLERYEGMSVTLPQTLTVTNNFTLGRYGELGLSSGRLYQPTQIATPGAAANAVQAANNLNLLVLDDGSNRQNPDPIAYPSPVPPGLTANNTLRTGETTTGVTGILDYGFSTYRIQPTLTPSFNQAANPRPQTPAEVGGDIKIGDFNLENYFTTLGSRGAQTEFEFQRQQDKLVSAILGLNADVLGLEEVQNNGYGPNSAIASLVDALNTVAGAGTYAYINPGVAQLGTDQIAVGLLYKPSRVNPVGNAAILDTGIFNPTINRPALAQTFKGLLDSEQFTIAVSHFKSKGGTASAAGSCTAAQNADQGDGQGAFNCTRTLQAIQLSQWLATNPTNSKTNYQIILGDLNSYAKEDPITTIESAGYINLDKQFGGNNTYSYQFQGQFGTLDYGFSSASLLPFVTGATPWHINSDEPDVLGYSTAFKSPSQIDSIYSPDAFASSDHDPLLIGLNFRAVPEPLTLLGAATASLFGVWFKRSTKSKQ
- a CDS encoding PEP-CTERM sorting domain-containing protein produces the protein MLSSKKFLLSSLFLTPSLLVLSAFSSSASAVELVGRAVLNADTFAPGPTSGQLITASNGRIPPFINQQPIQGFSAVLPGPKEGTYLVMVDNGFGSKPTSPDSLLRFYAVEPDFTTGQVFPVNLQTGERLNSFSQESWFQLNDQNHQAGFPIVADQTNYPGSNIPVDSNLKSNRWLTGADFDIESFRKVSDGTYWFGDEFGPFLLHVSANGTLLEKPISLPNFLGLGNNSLVQSPSNPNTTTPNLPNSKGFEGMALNTNGTKLYAMLEGPLNNDQNRNRLLINEFDLATKQYTGNVFAYRMENTVESGQAIGDLTAINDHEFLVIERDSKQGDPNNPAFTTPAQFKRIYKIDISQVDSQGFVKKNLLVDLLNIPDPNNLGGNGTTNGVFTFPFVTIEDVLIVDHQTLLVINDNNYPFSVGRTPGQPDNNEFILVKLDQPLTSVPEPSTVGGGILALVMGGFFRRKKQQSN
- a CDS encoding alkaline phosphatase: MKFLSFPLNLNSSFAKVIALGVMGFTGSLSLTPEIAHAATVTNTKNVIIMIGDGMGWEMARAAAIQKQINAGNTGNRLSDFYTSGKGSGLAFQQLSNYALATTYGTTIAPPNGKFSTGNSALNNTNPATGQSPVLPGFVFNPVFNPGTTTTGGASNPNNYAVGNLVGYDPVSGGAAPWDPAYYGGPIPSGFNKEYIKYSYPDSANTATTLYTGVKSYNNAIGVDIYEQALDSALKIASLEGKSTGLVTSVPVDHATPGAAAANVNRRNKYDEPYPLLDNILQQELRVFQPTVILGGGNPISTPGSPLPEGVEPNQSFEFITKDTYDYLVANPINNRYDYRFLENGSNAANTLLSVAATLDPNNGDRLLGLYGAEGQNGNLPINSANGTYQNTGLDNFSLYSSAQAGNPRNIIPGIPNPDTDRPLRPGETDAEFIARQLDENPRLKDLTQAALTVLGKDPDGFWLMVEGGDIDWAAHDDNIDNLIGAISDFNDSVEYVMNWIADNGGWEKNLLLVTADHDHYLTLRDDFPELLRTVGAHDLAYSRHTPADAGHFWGSEGSDPALVNSLVKYKWGSHSNRPVPVYFQGNGSEVLLNSVGTGYTIYGEQVPGIPGLVDQVHIAKTQLDALQAVPEPTTVGGGILALVMGGFFRSKKRHVK